Part of the Spinacia oleracea cultivar Varoflay chromosome 5, BTI_SOV_V1, whole genome shotgun sequence genome, TGTTCGTGGTGGATGAATTTCTCAACTTCAGCGTCaacatcttcttcttctttcttatGGTATTTTTGTATGAACTTTTCAGCATCAGAATCAATGTTGTCTGCATATTTGATTTGCCCACTTTGatcctaaaataaaaaaatataaatagttCATAAAACAATTTTTAAGAAATAATATGTGATACCAATAGTTACCTAAAAATTCTTTTACGATGGTAGACGTAACAACTATAGCAAAAGGCTTAGTAGAATCACCAAGTTGGGTTCTTTGTTGGGAATATTCAGCAAAACAGTTGCTCCAAATTTTTAATTGGGCTCGTTGTCCCCTGCAATAATTTAGATAAgaaaactaaataaataataacatcataaataatatatttaattaactctatagaagaagaaaaaaatatgtACCATTGGTCTTCTATTTCGATAGAATCTCCAACTTCATTCACAACCATACCAACACCATTGGTCTTCTATTTCGATAGAATCTCCAACTTCATTCACAACCATACCAACGACAtctaaaaagagaaaaaaaaaacggcattTTGAAAAAGTTATATCATTATCTTGTTGTCGCCAACAATACGGCATTGTTCCTTATTAGGTTGGACCGAAAAATATCTGATTGTGTAGATTTTTCCCTTAGTTAATTTTGGACGAAAGTGCTGGACAAAACTGGATTTAATAAAGGCATGCACATAATCACCCTGCAGTTAAATTATAACAGTTAATTTAAAAAGTGTATTGTAAAATCATAAATATTAGAAGAATTATATACATCTTCGTCGATGAGGACCATGtccaaactaattaaattattttgtttgCGGAAGTTCACCACATCAATCAAGCGCGAAACACGAACTTTAACTTTACAGTCGTTCATACTGGAATTTAAATCATGGATCAAAGAAGTAGCCATTGATTGCCAAACTTAAAAGTGAAAGATGTGATTGTGTATGAGTTATGAATTGAACAATACGACCAATTTATAGGATTTcatcaattataaatttgaatatgatTAGAACTTTATATCTTAAAGAATTGTAGTGTATTAGTATACGTTTATCTTAAACGTTTAGGTTATATCTAGTGTATTAGGACTTTTTGTTAACCTAAACTGATTACAATACTTATCAATCCCCAATCTCATGGCCAAAATCAGTTGACCACAAAGGCAAATACATACTACAACCCGTAGAAACTTTATAAGACAACCCTGTCACCTATGCAAAAATGGTATTGAGTAGGATTATTAGGACTTTTTGTTTTTTGGACTCTTCCCATCAAACGTTTATCTACTTTTATCAAATACGtttaacgttttttttttttaaattaaaaattagatATATATCCACGTGGCATCTACTTAATTACATACGTGGcacttgaattttttaattcaaaaataaattagaaatatttttttcattggccgagaGCATTActaatcctacgtggcgctctaatatctCAGCAAAagtgcctcctttatatatgtatatattagaTTACAAACCGCACATCGCATGTTTACTGTACTAGTATCATCCTTAAAACAGAGAAGATTTTGTTACATGACCCAAAAAACTGAGCTATCTTCTATCTTATTGAAAGATCTTAGCTAACGTCTCGCTCAATGAAGAGTTCAGTAATAAACTCTGTTATTGCTTCCACAAGAAGTAATACGCCAAATTTTGGCAATCAATTACTTACAGGCACGCTCCgtttttcaacattaaaattaACGTCTATGAGACCTGTTATACCAGCAGTTATCTTTTCACCTGGTTTGACTGGACCAACACCTTCTGGAGTGCCTGCAGAAGTTAATCAAGAGACAGTTTTAGCTGAAGTCAATCATGTTTGCTACGTGAAGGCAAGGATTTAGGGTCCTAGAGAACTTGGGGTTGGGACTTGTGAGGGTGGTTGGGGGGGTAGATTTTTAGGCGATAATTGGTTGTTTGATTATCAAatgttatttaatttaaaaaatagatGCGATGGAAGTTAgtggatattttttttaattgaatgagaaagGATGTGGGACCCAAACTTTtgttagtgggaagagagagacaatataataattgtgggtcaTTACGAATTTCGAAGTGTAACAAGCAATGTAGTACggatgaaaaaggaaagtgtaacaagtaatgtGGGACATAGGAATTAAGAGAGAGTGATTGGTGTAAATATCGTGGAAAAATGAGGGTAAAGTGGTAAAATTTGTAGgacaaaaacaaattaaagcaAAAGTGAGTAGAAATTTTAGAACATTGTGAAATGGAGAGAATAGTTGATTTACATACTCTGCATTACTTAGTAGGGAAATTTGATAACTTTTCCTAAACTAGTACAGAGTATGATAACTCTTTTTCCAGACGTGGAGAATAAATGAATTGGATAGTGAACAATGCAACGTGATGAGATCATGAAATGAAACTCCCTACAGTTATTTGTCAATTTTCTTGATCACACTCCTAAACTAATACATATACTTTTAGgaaatttgcatttaatctcTCTTTGTTGGGTTGAGACTGGGAGGGGTCTCCCAATGACTAGGAAAAATATTTGTCGTAAATACAATTCCCTGAGTTGTTGACTTGTAGCAACCAAACATCCGATCAATGATAGAGAATGCACGATGCAGAATTGTCTAAAATTAGGATGTTAGGGATACAGCAATTTAACAAATAAACCGTAGAGAATGCAGTACCTGTTAGGATCACATCTCCTTCCAGAAGGGTGACAAAAGAACTAATATGGCTGACGAGGAATGGGATCGAGAATATCATATCTTTTGTTGATCCCTTCTGCTTCACTTCTCCATTGACCTTTTGCAAAATATAAACTGTCTTAGAACTTCATTAAATAGTCACAATCAAGGCTTTAGTATACATGATAATGTTTACTGGCAAATACTTCACAACAAAGTAGGTTTAATGGACCCACCTTAAGCCACAACTCCAGGTTGTGAGGATCAGGCACTGCAGATTTGGGAATCTACAGGACATTGAAAAACAAATGATTATTCATTCAATTTGATAAAGAGTAGGAGAACATGAATAGCACAAATCATATCTTACCATTTCACTGATGGGTGTAAACGTGTCCTGTCCTTTAGCCAATAACCATGGAAGGCCTGCAGCCTAGATGGAGAACATGAAAACATAATGTTATTGAAACATCTGCAATTTTTTGAAAGGAACCATTGCTAACAACATGAAGTTCTGTATTAAACTTTCTGAGTACAAAGCTCCAACTATCTCGAAATAAATTCCAgttattttcttatattttgTGCCTCAGTGCATATCGGGTGTTGGAGACTATGTGCTATGCCAGGATCCCAATTTCAATTATCTGATAAACTTAAGATTTAGGATTAATGAATAGATTCTCTTCAACAGAGGAGATCTATGTTCTGCACAGCAACTAAAGAGTGCACAATAAATTACGTGCTGTGTTTCTCCAGCACTTTAATCTTGACAAGGGTGAGGTCTACTTAGTACGTGACTACGTGTGCATGACATTGAAAGAGCCTTTAAACGTTAAGGTACAAAAATTTGAAATATCATGCCACTGCCCACCAGATCACACAACCTCACGTCACTGTAGGATAGAATAGTTGAAAAAATTGCCATCGGCATAGACTAAACGGTACTGAGCATAAGGGAACAACTCGGTACTATAAAAGAAAGCCCTAGATTTGGCAATCTAAAATTTCTTGTTTCCAAAAACAGTGTAATAAGCAAACCTTAATCTCACCTTTGGAGTGGAAACCACATTTTTTCTAACAGGGCTCTATTTGCTTCAAGTATAGTCTGCAACTCTGCTGTCTCAAATCAAAAGATGGCAAAAGATTACAATTAAATAGAGCCCTCTGGCACAAAATTGGTCCGAGCTATGGCTTTGCAGATATTTTTGCTGGATTTATTGCTTACTTACTAACTTCGTAACACAAGTTGGGGTAAGTACTCAGTAGGATGCAGATTAACCTACTTGTAAAAAAAGAAACCTAATATAAAGGTGCAATCTTCTTACTAAAAAGGGGAATTTGTGAAAAAACACCTTTCAAAACACTACAGCACATAAAAAATTGTATAACATCTTATGAAACGTTTTTGTTTTATGGAATCCGGCCAAAATTCCGGCCAATGAGTAAACTTTTGAACAGTTAACCTCCATTTTACTATTTTCTGctgtttttttccccttttcccTGTGatcttctcttcttcttccctttAACCATTGTTCTTGTCTTCTTGACATCTCCTACTCTCTCTTCCTGACTTCATCATCTTTCTTTCTCTCATCTtcttccatttttcttaaattGTCCTATTCTATGGACAATTTTCTGAATTATGTTGATAATATGGGTAGTCATTAGTCATGTCCATATGATAGTTCGTCTTTGTTTAATTCCAACATAATACTTTTCAAATTTGAATGCATAATTGTTACGTATATAAATTAGCACAAAATTAACTTTGAGAAAATATGATCAATAAAAGACGGAAGGCTTGAACAAAAATTGGATGAGAGAGAATACAAGATGCAAATAAGGAACATTGATTATCAATCAATTTGAAGTTGTTATCAATTCAGCACTCACCAGCTATTGAAGCTGGAACTGTTTTCCCAGCGGATGCAAAACAAGATGGAGATTGGTTGAAAAGGTGGGATAAAGGATAAATGGAAAAAGAAGTGTGTGTATCACGCaaaaaaacaaaggaacaagtTGAAGCAAGCAATTGGAAAATTGACCTATTCCGGCAAAAATGTTTCACATAGTAACAAAAACATTTTATAAGGTGTTTCCTCACAAAACATTTTCGAAAAGGTGCTATCTCACAAATTAGTGTTTTAAAAGATGTTTTTTCTCAAACTTCCCACTAAAAGTTACTATTCTTAATTTGTTTCAAATCAAATATATATGATGTGGCATTTTCCACAAACTTCAAGTGAATGATAGTCAAACTATCAATCAAGGTTGGCCGCTCTtttgaaattgcataaataaacttTCAAGGCTCTACTGTTTAATAATGCTTCAAATTAGTTGTTTATGTTTCCGGTTTTATAGCATTAGTTATAGTTAATGGGCTAGTGCTTTGCTTAGTAACAACATATTTATATTGTACTTCctttgttcttatttacatgacacaattatttagtcacgtttaccaatgcacgatttcaaacaaaatatctttaattatggataagaaaaacgTATAAGAAGTTGATattgaaaaaatatttattgaggcTAATCTAACAAGACgtcacacgactatgttttttcttaaatataaatcaGAAAAGGTAGTCAAaggagcttgtgtgaatagtgtccaaaacccaattgtgtcatgtaaataagaatgaagGAAGTAGGTTAAAACTATTAGGAATTAGTGGGATCATGTTTATCTCACGTTCCTAATTTCTAGTTGTCAGTTTGTTTTTGGAGTCTTATTTAAAGACTTGTGTTTGTACTTTTCTGTTGCATTGAATAAGATAATTAATTATCCCATTTATCTTTTGCAAATCTCCTTTACATCTCCAACATattttggtatcagagccagaaaGAGTAAAGTAAGAGAGAGAATTAAAAACTTGAGAGGAAGCAACGCCTAACAATGGTGTAGCTTCCTCGGCTCAACCTTTGATCCCCATTTTCAGAGGGGAAAGATATCTTTGGAGTCTCAAAATGAAGACCATGTTTAGGTCCCAAGAGTTGTGGGATTTGGTGGAGAAAGGCTATGACGAACCCTGGAGAACGGCTATGACGAACCCGACCCGACACCGGCCATTCCTGATCAGCAATTGAGGGAGAACCGCAAGAGAGATGCTAAGGCGTTGTTCTTCATTCAATTAGCATCAGATGATGTTATTTTCCTCAAATTTCATTAGCTAACAATGCACGTGAAGCTTGGGAGATGGGAGAGAAGGAACCTATTCAAGATTATTGGCAAGAGTGCCTGCAATTGTTACCTTATGAGGTCTTTTGAAGAAGACATTAGCAATCAATTGTTGTGAGAAAAGTTTTGAGAACCTTAAATGAAACCTTCGATCGAGTTGTACCGGCAATTGAGGAACCAAAGTATTTGTCCATATACACCTTTTGATGAATTGATGAGTTCTTTGTTATCTCATGAAGCTAGGTTGAAGAAATCTAGCACCAAGGTGGAGGAGAAGGCTTTTCAAGCGAAGGGGGAGTTTTCATTCAAAGGGAAGTCAGAGAATTTTGGAGACCGTGGACAGGGAAGAGGCGGCTTCTGTGGTCGAGGTCGTGGTCAATTTGGTGATTGTCAAAACAAGAGGTTCATTCAGTGCCGGTATTGCAAGAGGAATGGCCATAAGGATTTTGATGGTTGGGCCAAGCAAAAGGATGAAAAGCTGCAAGATTATGAGAACATCTACGACGAAAACAAGCAATTTGAGGTTCAATCTCCTACACAAGACACGAATAACGAGTTGTGGTTCGTGAACAGCGGATGCTCAAATCATATGTTCTGGCATGGAGATGATGTTTAAGGAGTTAGACGAGTCTAAGAAGAGTGAAATTCGTATTGGAGATAACAAGCTCATGCCAGTAGATGGCAAGGGAACTATTGGCATCAAAACAACCTCGGATAATGTAAAATTTCTCAATGATGTTCAATATGTTCCAAATTTAGCTCATAATCTTGAGAGTTGGACAATTGT contains:
- the LOC110776106 gene encoding probable acylpyruvase FAHD1, mitochondrial, which encodes MSKLIEIGTKIICVGRNYANHAKELGNPIPKEPVLFMKPTSSYLVNGGTIQIPSSMQHLHYEAELAVVIAKKARDVPESSAMDYIAGYAFGLDMTARELQSSIKAAGLPWLLAKGQDTFTPISEMIPKSAVPDPHNLELWLKVNGEVKQKGSTKDMIFSIPFLVSHISSFVTLLEGDVILTGTPEGVGPVKPGEKITAGITGLIDVNFNVEKRSVPVSN